The following are from one region of the Coffea eugenioides isolate CCC68of chromosome 2, Ceug_1.0, whole genome shotgun sequence genome:
- the LOC113762747 gene encoding probable pectinesterase/pectinesterase inhibitor 34, whose translation MGYGRLVSEPGGSSSRQMLPDPSDQPTTSTPRKSKLKPLIILAAILIVASAISAAVVVALRNKASSHAALHRKPSRAISRTCSKTRYPALCVDSLLDFPGALTASDKDLVHITVNMTLQRLGKALYDVSDIGYVAMDVGSRSAYEDCLELLADSVDLLARSLTTMSPASTEGEGDGSGSSSSSSSSYVGSTQDVLTWLSAALTNQDTCTEGFGEVGGGSVKDQMSEKLKDLTELVSNCLAIYSAAGGDGDDFSGIPIGNKRRRLMGDDEEGYGGNYKQQEEEEEFPKWLSRKDRRLLQVPATSIQADIIVSKDGNGTVKTVGEAIKKAPEHSTRRIIIYVKAGKYEEDNLKVGRKKTNLMFIGDGKGKTVISGGKSIFDKVTTFHTASFAATGAGFIARDMTFENWAGPSKHQAVALRVGADHAVVYRCSIVGYQDTLYVHSQRQFFRECDVYGTVDFIFGNAAVVFQNCTLNARKPMNLQKNTVTAQNRKDPNQNTGISVHACRILATPDLEASKGSFQTYLGRPWKLYSRTVFMLSYMGDHIHPRGFLEWNATFALDTLYYGEYMNYGPGAALGQRVKWPGYRVITTPAEASKFTVAQFIFGSSWLPSTGVAFMAGLST comes from the exons ATGGGCTACGGCAGGCTCGTTTCGGAGCCCGGAGGCTCCTCCAGCCGCCAAATGCTCCCCGACCCGTCGGACCAACCCACCACTTCCACTCCCCGGAAAAGCAAACTCAAGCCCCTCATCATACTGGCCGCCATTCTCATCGTGGCCTCAGCCATTTCGGCTGCGGTGGTTGTCGCCCTCCGAAACAAAGCCTCCAGCCATGCCGCCCTCCACCGCAAGCCTTCCAGAGCCATCTCTCGCACCTGCAGCAAAACCCGCTACCCGGCTCTCTGCGTTGACTCCCTCCTCGACTTCCCCGGCGCGCTCACCGCCTCCGACAAGGACCTCGTCCACATTACCGTCAACATGACGCTCCAGCGCTTGGGGAAGGCGCTCTACGACGTCTCCGACATCGGCTACGTGGCCATGGACGTGGGCTCCCGCTCCGCCTACGAGGACTGCCTGGAGCTCTTGGCGGACTCCGTGGACCTGCTCGCCCGCTCCCTCACCACCATGTCACCCGCCTCAACCGAAGGAGAAGGTGACGGCTCAGGCTCCtcatcctcatcctcatcctcCTACGTGGGGTCCACACAAGACGTGCTGACGTGGCTGAGCGCAGCTCTGACCAACCAGGACACGTGCACGGAGGGCTTTGGGGAAGTCGGAGGAGGGAGCGTGAAGGATCAGATGTCGGAGAAGCTGAAGGACCTGACGGAACTGGTGAGCAACTGCCTGGCGATATACTCGGCGGCGGGGGGAGACGGTGATGATTTCTCAGGGATTCCGATAGGGAACAAGCGTCGGAGGTTGATGGGCGATGATGAGGAAGGTTATGGTGGTAACTATAAACagcaggaggaggaggaggagtttCCGAAATGGTTATCAAGGAAGGACCGAAGGTTGTTGCAGGTGCCGGCGACGTCGATTCAAGCGGATATAATAGTGTCGAAAGACGGGAACGGAACGGTGAAAACAGTGGGGGAGGCGATCAAGAAGGCGCCAGAGCACAGCACTCGCCGGATCATTATCTACGTCAAGGCAGGAAA GTACGAGGAGGATAATTTGAAAGTTGGAAGGAAGAAGACGAATTTGATGTTCATCGGGGATGGAAAAGGCAAAACGGTGATTTCAGGCGGAAAGAGCATTTTCGATAAAGTCACCACATTCCACACCGCGTCTTTCG CGGCTACTGGTGCTGGCTTTATTGCAAGAGACATGACCTTTGAGAACTGGGCTGGTCCAAGTAAGCATCAGGCTGTAGCTCTTCGAGTGGGCGCCGATCATGCTGTGGTCTACCGGTGCAGCATCGTCGGCTACCAAGACACCCTCTACGTCCACTCGCAGCGTCAATTTTTCCGAGAATGCGACGTCTATGGGACAGTGGACTTCATATTTGGTAATGCCGCGGTTGTGTTCCAGAACTGCACTCTAAATGCTCGCAAGCCGATGAACCTCCAGAAAAACACCGTCACTGCCCAAAACAGAAAAGACCCTAATCAAAACACCGGGATTTCTGTTCATGCATGCAGAATCCTGGCGACGCCTGATCTTGAGGCATCAAAAGGCAGCTTCCAGACGTACCTAGGCCGCCCATGGAAACTCTACTCGCGAACGGTGTTCATGCTATCCTACATGGGCGACCATATTCACCCGAGGGGATTTCTGGAATGGAACGCAACGTTCGCTCTCGACACTCTGTACTATGGCGAGTACATGAACTACGGACCGGGAGCAGCCCTTGGACAGCGAGTAAAGTGGCCGGGCTATCGAGTGATCACCACGCCGGCAGAGGCCAGCAAGTTCACAGTTGCACAGTTCATCTTTGGATCGTCGTGGCTACCCTCAACCGGTGTTGCTTTTATGGCCGGCCTATCAACTTAA